One segment of Thermoanaerobacter kivui DNA contains the following:
- a CDS encoding adenylate kinase: MRVILLGPPGAGKGTQAVKIAKEFNIPHISTGDIFRQNLRDNTDLGKLAKEYMDKGLLVPDEVTNRIVEDRLEKEDCKKGFLLDGYPRNVSQAEELDRFLEKQGNSLNCVLNIEVDRDVLIERITGRRICPNCGATYHIKNSPPAVDNVCDKCGTQLIQRSDDKIESVLKRLEVYDSQTKPLIEYYTRKKILINIDGNKSVEEVFESIKRSLGDDSR; the protein is encoded by the coding sequence ATGAGAGTAATACTTTTGGGACCCCCAGGTGCTGGCAAAGGAACACAAGCCGTGAAAATTGCTAAGGAGTTTAACATTCCTCATATATCAACAGGAGATATTTTCAGACAAAACTTAAGAGACAATACTGATTTGGGAAAACTAGCAAAAGAGTATATGGATAAAGGATTATTGGTCCCCGATGAAGTTACTAACAGAATAGTAGAAGATAGATTAGAAAAAGAAGACTGTAAAAAAGGGTTTTTGTTGGACGGCTATCCCAGGAATGTTTCTCAAGCGGAAGAATTAGATAGATTCCTGGAAAAGCAAGGCAATTCTTTGAATTGTGTGTTAAATATTGAGGTTGATAGAGATGTATTAATTGAAAGGATTACGGGCAGAAGAATTTGTCCCAACTGTGGTGCGACATATCATATAAAAAATTCTCCTCCAGCTGTGGACAATGTATGCGACAAATGTGGTACTCAATTGATACAGCGTTCGGATGATAAAATAGAATCTGTTTTAAAAAGATTGGAAGTTTATGACAGTCAAACAAAACCGTTGATTGAATATTACACCAGAAAGAAAATTTTAATAAATATTGATGGAAACAAATCTGTAGAAGAAGTGTTTGAAAGCATTAAAAGATCTTTAGGAGACGACAGTAGATGA
- a CDS encoding KOW domain-containing RNA-binding protein gives MDDLQIGQIVRSKAGRDKGRVFVVVGKFDDNHVLISDGDLRKIEKPKKKKIKHLQRYNEVLTQIKDKILKGDNLTNKEIKKALEPYKS, from the coding sequence ATGGATGACTTGCAAATTGGTCAGATTGTGCGCAGCAAGGCTGGACGGGATAAAGGTAGAGTTTTTGTAGTAGTGGGAAAATTTGACGATAATCATGTGCTTATATCAGATGGGGATTTAAGGAAAATAGAAAAACCAAAAAAGAAAAAGATTAAGCATCTTCAACGATATAACGAGGTTCTTACGCAAATTAAAGACAAAATCCTCAAAGGGGATAACTTGACTAATAAAGAAATAAAGAAAGCTTTAGAACCTTATAAATCCTGA
- the infA gene encoding translation initiation factor IF-1: MAKDDVIEVEGTVVEALPNAMFQVQLDNGHKVLAHVSGKLRMNFIRILPGDRVTVELSPYDLSRGRIVWRGK; this comes from the coding sequence TTGGCAAAAGATGATGTTATTGAAGTTGAGGGCACAGTTGTAGAGGCTTTACCGAATGCCATGTTTCAAGTACAATTAGATAATGGGCACAAAGTACTAGCTCATGTTTCTGGAAAACTTAGAATGAATTTTATACGGATACTTCCTGGAGACAGAGTAACAGTAGAATTGTCTCCTTATGATTTAAGTCGAGGAAGAATTGTATGGCGTGGAAAGTGA
- the map gene encoding type I methionyl aminopeptidase: MIYIKSNHEIELMRIAGKVIAKLFEILEKQIKPGITTIELDKIAEEFIIKNSCKPAFKGLYGFPATICASVNEEVVHGIPSLRKLKEGDIISIDVGASYNGYNADAARTFAVGEISAEAQKLIEVTKNSFFEGIKYAREGNRLSDISHAIQTYVESHGFSVVREYVGHGIGIKMHEDPQIPNFGPPGRGPRLKRGMCLAIEPMVNAGHYAVRTLEDNWTVVTVDGSLSAHYENTIVITDGDPEILTIL, encoded by the coding sequence ATGATATATATTAAATCTAACCACGAAATTGAATTGATGCGGATAGCTGGCAAGGTAATTGCTAAGTTGTTTGAAATTCTTGAAAAACAGATTAAGCCAGGGATAACGACCATTGAATTGGATAAGATTGCAGAGGAGTTTATCATAAAAAATAGTTGCAAACCTGCCTTTAAGGGGTTGTATGGTTTTCCTGCTACTATTTGCGCCTCAGTGAATGAAGAAGTAGTTCATGGTATACCAAGTTTAAGAAAGCTCAAAGAAGGCGATATTATAAGTATAGACGTGGGAGCCTCGTATAACGGTTATAATGCAGATGCTGCCAGGACCTTTGCTGTAGGGGAGATTTCTGCTGAGGCTCAAAAACTCATAGAAGTAACCAAAAACAGCTTTTTTGAGGGTATAAAATACGCGAGAGAAGGGAATAGGTTATCTGATATTTCTCACGCAATACAAACTTATGTAGAAAGTCATGGCTTTTCAGTAGTAAGAGAATATGTTGGACATGGGATAGGCATAAAAATGCATGAAGATCCACAGATTCCTAATTTTGGTCCCCCTGGAAGAGGGCCTAGATTAAAAAGAGGTATGTGCCTTGCTATAGAACCGATGGTAAATGCGGGACATTATGCAGTAAGAACATTAGAAGATAATTGGACAGTAGTGACTGTTGATGGCAGTTTATCAGCCCATTACGAAAATACTATTGTTATTACGGATGGGGACCCAGAAATACTGACCATTTTATAA
- the secY gene encoding preprotein translocase subunit SecY, which produces MFQTLVSAWKVDDIRKRILYTVGMLVIFRLGSHIPVPGVDPKQIAHILGQGQLFGFFDIISGGAFREFTIFAMSIIPYINASIIMQLLTIAIPSLEQLAKEGEEGRKKIAQYTRYLTVVLALIQAIGMTFGLRAAVINPTFFNLSVIVITLTAGTAFLMWLGERITENGIGNGSSLIIFAGIVSRIPNMVYLTVEYIHAGTANIFGAIAFVLAELVMIVLIILATEGQRRIPVQYAKRVVGRRVYGGQSTHIPIRINMAGVIPIIFALSLLQFPQQVAAFFPRSTFYNFVQKWLSTNGLIYNILDILLIIGFTYFYTAVIFNPVEISDNLKKYGGFIPGIRPGKPTTDYITRVLNRVTFVGAVFLAFIATMPVILMNITGLQLYFGGTALLIAVGVALDTMKQIEGHLIMRNYQGFLK; this is translated from the coding sequence GTGTTTCAAACCCTTGTCAGCGCGTGGAAGGTCGATGATATAAGAAAAAGGATACTTTATACAGTAGGCATGCTTGTAATATTCAGGCTTGGGTCTCATATTCCTGTGCCAGGAGTTGACCCAAAGCAGATTGCTCACATACTTGGTCAAGGTCAATTGTTTGGATTTTTTGACATAATATCAGGTGGTGCTTTTCGCGAATTTACCATTTTTGCGATGAGCATTATACCTTACATCAATGCCTCGATTATAATGCAGCTACTTACAATAGCTATTCCATCACTTGAGCAATTAGCAAAGGAAGGAGAAGAAGGAAGAAAGAAAATTGCTCAGTATACTAGGTATTTAACGGTAGTACTTGCTTTGATACAGGCTATAGGAATGACTTTTGGGCTTAGGGCTGCAGTTATCAATCCGACATTTTTTAACTTGTCCGTAATTGTTATAACCTTGACGGCAGGTACAGCTTTTCTCATGTGGCTAGGCGAAAGAATAACAGAAAATGGAATAGGTAATGGGAGTTCACTGATAATTTTTGCAGGGATAGTATCAAGAATTCCTAATATGGTTTATCTCACTGTAGAGTATATACATGCTGGAACAGCAAATATTTTTGGGGCTATTGCTTTTGTGCTGGCAGAGCTTGTGATGATAGTGCTGATAATACTGGCTACAGAAGGCCAGAGAAGGATTCCTGTGCAATATGCTAAAAGAGTTGTAGGAAGAAGAGTTTATGGTGGTCAGAGTACTCACATACCTATAAGAATAAATATGGCAGGGGTTATACCTATTATATTTGCTTTGTCACTACTACAATTTCCACAACAAGTGGCTGCCTTTTTCCCACGCTCAACGTTTTACAACTTTGTACAAAAATGGCTTAGCACCAATGGTTTGATATACAATATTTTGGATATCTTACTAATTATAGGTTTTACGTATTTCTACACGGCAGTAATATTTAATCCAGTAGAAATTTCAGATAACTTGAAAAAATATGGTGGTTTTATACCAGGAATAAGGCCGGGGAAACCTACCACGGATTATATTACAAGAGTGTTAAACAGAGTTACTTTCGTAGGAGCTGTGTTTTTAGCGTTTATTGCTACAATGCCTGTAATTTTGATGAACATTACGGGTTTACAGCTTTACTTTGGTGGTACAGCGCTTTTGATTGCAGTAGGTGTGGCCCTCGATACTATGAAACAAATTGAAGGTCACCTTATTATGAGAAACTATCAAGGATTTTTAAAATAA